In a genomic window of Corynebacterium choanae:
- a CDS encoding PorH family porin encodes MDLSLIKTQLGQFKTFVEATGGLLENLPTVLYDIYGLFSGKLSLFGNSADYNQSVLDFGKEIAESKAK; translated from the coding sequence ATGGATCTCTCCCTCATCAAAACCCAGCTGGGCCAGTTCAAGACCTTCGTTGAAGCAACCGGTGGTCTGCTCGAGAACCTTCCGACCGTGCTGTATGACATCTACGGCCTGTTCAGCGGCAAGCTGAGCCTCTTCGGCAACTCTGCTGATTATAACCAGTCTGTCCTCGACTTCGGCAAGGAAATCGCTGAATCCAAGGCTAAGTAA
- a CDS encoding PorA family porin, with amino-acid sequence MLDFLNTVTGFSTDGILPNVFDFLKPFAKLAGNVKDLLGLMPK; translated from the coding sequence ATGCTGGATTTCCTTAACACCGTTACCGGTTTCTCCACCGACGGTATCCTTCCTAACGTCTTCGACTTCCTGAAGCCATTCGCGAAGCTCGCTGGCAACGTCAAGGATCTGCTCGGCCTGATGCCGAAATAA